A DNA window from Gillisia sp. Hel1_33_143 contains the following coding sequences:
- a CDS encoding acyl-CoA dehydrogenase family protein — protein sequence MSIFGKVKNTINLLKSVDMDQLAKINEQIDLPEAMKALGTLDERQLKGLMKMLKTKKKKGQHDLPPIDGDFYNLDLKLTPEQRTLQLKVRNFMEDEVKPLVNDHWNRAKFPFEIIEKFKQLDIAGIPYEGYGCPNLPFLMEGIIAQEMARVDVSISTFFGVHSGLAMGSIYLCGSEEQKQEWLPQMQKLEKIGAFGLTEPNVGSGVAGGMETTCRFDGENWILNGEKKWIGNATFADVIIIWARDEDSNQVKGFLIRKGNPGFHAEKMEDKMALRIVQNALITLTDCVVPESDRLQNANSFRDTAKVLRMTRAGVAWQAVGCARGAYESALKYTKKREQFGRPIASYQLVQNHLVEMLSNLTAMQTMVTRLSELQDQEILTDEHASLAKVFCSMRTRDVVSRAREVLGGNGILLEYDVARFVADAEAIYSYEGTKEINSLIVGRAITGYSAFVN from the coding sequence ATGTCAATCTTCGGAAAAGTTAAGAATACGATCAACCTATTAAAATCGGTTGATATGGACCAACTCGCTAAAATCAATGAACAGATAGATCTACCCGAAGCTATGAAGGCCTTAGGCACATTAGATGAGCGACAGTTGAAGGGCTTGATGAAAATGTTAAAAACTAAAAAGAAAAAAGGTCAGCATGACTTACCTCCTATAGATGGAGATTTTTATAATCTCGATCTTAAACTAACTCCAGAACAAAGAACACTTCAACTTAAAGTGCGAAACTTTATGGAAGATGAGGTAAAACCTTTAGTGAACGATCACTGGAACAGAGCCAAATTTCCATTTGAGATTATCGAAAAATTCAAACAATTAGATATTGCCGGTATTCCTTATGAAGGATATGGCTGCCCTAATTTACCTTTTTTAATGGAGGGAATAATTGCGCAGGAAATGGCACGAGTAGATGTTTCTATTTCCACCTTTTTTGGAGTTCATAGCGGCCTCGCCATGGGATCTATTTATTTATGTGGAAGTGAAGAACAAAAACAAGAATGGTTGCCACAAATGCAAAAATTAGAAAAGATTGGAGCCTTTGGACTTACAGAACCTAATGTTGGATCTGGAGTGGCCGGGGGAATGGAAACTACCTGTAGGTTCGATGGGGAGAATTGGATCTTAAATGGTGAAAAGAAATGGATAGGAAATGCAACTTTTGCTGATGTTATAATAATTTGGGCAAGAGATGAAGACAGTAATCAAGTAAAAGGATTTTTAATACGCAAGGGAAATCCAGGATTCCATGCAGAAAAGATGGAAGATAAAATGGCGTTAAGAATTGTGCAAAATGCACTCATCACTCTTACAGACTGTGTGGTTCCAGAATCAGACAGATTGCAAAACGCCAATTCTTTTAGAGATACTGCAAAAGTTCTAAGAATGACACGAGCCGGGGTTGCGTGGCAAGCGGTTGGATGCGCAAGAGGTGCTTATGAAAGTGCATTAAAATACACCAAAAAACGAGAACAATTTGGAAGACCTATTGCTTCCTATCAACTAGTACAGAACCATCTAGTTGAAATGCTTTCTAATCTTACCGCTATGCAAACTATGGTTACCAGACTTTCAGAATTACAAGATCAAGAGATACTAACAGATGAGCATGCATCGCTAGCTAAAGTATTCTGTAGTATGAGAACTAGAGATGTAGTAAGTAGAGCACGAGAAGTATTAGGTGGAAATGGGATTTTGCTGGAATATGATGTAGCAAGATTTGTAGCAGATGCCGAAGCGATTTATAGCTATGAAGGAACAAAAGAAATTAATTCATTAATTGTTGGTAGAGCCATTACAGGCTATAGTGCATTTGTGAATTAG
- a CDS encoding DUF6122 family protein: MQTVLHYSLHFLAIGIIAYLYDKKNWKRNWLILIATMLVDLDHLLAVPIFAPNRCSIGFHPLHSEVAIATYILGIIFTKNKILRLIFIGLLFHMITDFIDCLWMFSKCSGCYENSEVFKWFKILRN; the protein is encoded by the coding sequence ATGCAAACAGTACTACATTATTCCCTTCATTTTCTGGCTATTGGCATAATAGCTTATTTATATGATAAAAAGAATTGGAAACGAAATTGGTTGATCCTAATTGCAACCATGCTGGTAGATCTAGATCATCTTTTAGCAGTTCCCATCTTTGCTCCTAATAGATGCAGTATTGGTTTCCACCCTTTACATTCTGAGGTGGCTATTGCAACTTACATTCTTGGAATCATCTTTACAAAGAATAAAATATTGAGATTAATCTTCATAGGACTTCTCTTTCACATGATCACAGATTTTATTGATTGTCTTTGGATGTTTTCTAAATGTTCTGGTTGCTATGAGAACTCTGAAGTTTTTAAATGGTTTAAGATTTTAAGAAATTGA
- a CDS encoding O-acetylhomoserine aminocarboxypropyltransferase/cysteine synthase family protein → MSTQQFATNALHAGHDVTANGGTRAVPLYQTSSYVFKNSDHAANLFSLSEPGFIYTRLNNPTNDVLEQRLASLEGGIGAVVTASGAAAINTTLLTLLRSGDHIVASSSLYGGTYNLLSVTLPRFGITTTFVDPSDPENFKKASKENTRVYFIESLGNPKLDVLDIQEISKRAKEHKVPLIVDNTVATPSLLNPIKYGADIVIHSLTKYINGNGTSLGGVIIDAGKFDWANGKFPEFTEPSAGYHGLVYHDALKEAAFIAKVRIEGLRDHGAALSPFNAFQIIQGLETLELRIKKHSENALALAKWLQEQTQVKWVNYPGLENNEYYELAQKYLPKGQSGIVTFGVEGGFEAAKVIADETNIFSLLANIGDTKSLIIHPASTTHQQLSDEQQESTGVTKDLIRLSVGLEDLEDLKADLQQAFSKIGSKILQ, encoded by the coding sequence ATGAGCACACAACAATTCGCAACCAACGCATTACACGCAGGACATGATGTAACCGCCAATGGAGGAACCAGAGCAGTTCCTTTATATCAAACTTCATCCTACGTTTTTAAGAATTCAGATCACGCTGCAAATCTTTTCTCTTTATCAGAACCTGGATTTATCTACACCAGACTTAACAATCCTACCAATGATGTCTTGGAGCAACGATTAGCATCTTTAGAGGGTGGGATAGGAGCAGTGGTTACAGCATCTGGTGCAGCAGCTATCAATACTACCTTATTGACATTACTTCGCTCCGGAGATCATATTGTTGCTTCTAGTAGCCTTTATGGTGGAACCTATAATCTGTTAAGTGTCACTTTACCAAGATTTGGGATCACCACCACTTTTGTAGATCCATCTGATCCTGAAAATTTTAAAAAAGCATCCAAAGAAAATACCAGAGTTTATTTTATAGAATCGCTTGGAAATCCAAAGCTGGATGTGTTAGACATTCAAGAGATCTCTAAGCGAGCAAAAGAACATAAGGTTCCGTTGATAGTAGATAATACGGTTGCCACTCCCTCTCTTTTAAATCCAATAAAATATGGAGCCGATATCGTAATTCATTCGTTGACCAAATACATCAACGGGAACGGAACTTCTTTGGGAGGCGTAATTATAGATGCCGGAAAATTTGATTGGGCGAACGGGAAATTTCCGGAGTTTACAGAACCTTCTGCCGGATATCATGGTTTAGTATATCACGATGCTTTAAAAGAAGCAGCCTTTATTGCCAAAGTAAGAATAGAAGGTTTGAGAGATCATGGTGCCGCATTAAGTCCATTTAATGCCTTTCAGATCATTCAAGGATTGGAAACTTTAGAATTACGAATTAAGAAACACAGTGAAAATGCATTGGCACTGGCCAAATGGTTACAAGAACAAACTCAGGTAAAATGGGTGAATTATCCCGGACTTGAAAACAATGAGTATTATGAGCTAGCTCAAAAATATCTTCCAAAAGGGCAGAGTGGAATCGTAACCTTTGGAGTGGAAGGCGGATTTGAAGCTGCAAAAGTTATTGCAGACGAAACTAACATCTTCTCGCTACTTGCAAATATTGGAGATACAAAGTCTTTAATTATTCATCCTGCAAGTACAACCCATCAGCAATTGAGTGACGAGCAACAAGAATCTACAGGAGTTACCAAAGATCTTATTAGGCTTTCTGTAGGTCTGGAGGATCTAGAAGATTTGAAGGCAGATCTTCAACAGGCCTTTTCAAAAATAGGAAGTAAAATTCTTCAATAA
- a CDS encoding universal stress protein — MNNLKTILVAIDFNDAIGELMAYTEMLALKFEAKVWVVHVAAPHPDFVGYEAGPQYIRDFRADELKGEHKQLHDICNTFLAPEIEKSALLIQGSTVEAVLAEARKLEVDLLIVGNHKHSFLHNLLSESVSLELLKNGNIPLLTIPISEENN, encoded by the coding sequence ATGAACAATCTTAAAACAATTCTAGTAGCTATAGATTTTAATGATGCTATTGGTGAACTTATGGCTTACACAGAAATGTTAGCTTTAAAATTTGAAGCAAAAGTTTGGGTTGTTCATGTTGCTGCTCCACATCCCGATTTTGTTGGTTATGAAGCCGGACCTCAATATATAAGAGATTTTAGAGCAGATGAGTTGAAAGGAGAACATAAACAACTACATGACATTTGTAATACCTTCTTAGCTCCGGAGATTGAAAAAAGTGCTTTGCTAATTCAGGGATCTACTGTAGAAGCCGTATTGGCAGAAGCAAGAAAACTGGAGGTGGATCTTTTAATTGTGGGGAATCACAAGCATAGTTTTCTTCATAATCTGTTATCTGAAAGTGTCTCTTTAGAATTGCTTAAAAATGGCAATATACCATTGCTTACTATTCCAATATCAGAAGAGAATAATTAA
- a CDS encoding amidohydrolase family protein, with translation MLHKFLMALLIVMSTSTIFSQEKENNKDKNESWDVANPYTKDWKINEVSLSTDEGTWMDLDVSPDGSKIAFDLLGDIYIMPISGGKATALREGMPFEVQPRFSPDGKRLSFTSDAGGGDNIWTMNLDGTDAKQITKEDFHLLNNAVWTKDGNSIIARKHFTSERSLGAGEMWQYHIAGSAGLQLTERKNDQQDVNEPGISPDGRYLYYSEDMYPGGNFQYNKDPNKQIYVIKRYDFKTGKTETITGGPGGAARPEVSRDGKKLAFVKRVRTKSVLFIHDLETGEEWPIYDSLSKDQQEAWAIFGVYPGFSWMPGDKSIVFWSEGKIKNINIDNLEVTNIPFQVDTKIKIAEAHRAKTPVFENKFTPRSIRDAVTSPDGKTLIFHAVGYLWKKKLPNGKPQRLTEGKDFEYEPSFSPNGDLIVYVTWNDESKGQIKTMNISGGDQKTITTQKSIYRTPSFSNDGKSIVFMKEDGNSDLGQTFTNDPGIYLMDADGKNMKILIKEGAYPVFNKDDSRIIYQIGGTFFGELTKSLKSIDLNGNDERTHFNSKYANRLVPSPNNEWLVFTNLHEAYLAPFVITGKPIDLDAKTKTFPVTKITKDAGVNLHWSNNSKQVHWTLGDEYFTNEVANKFTYLENSSDAVSPITEKGIKIGLEAKTYVPSGEIAFKNARIITMNGGQIIEDGTIIIKENKILAVGKSSEVNIPGGAKVYDVAGKTIMPGIVDVHAHLGAFRAGISPQKHWPAYANLAFGVTTSHDPSALSETVFGLSELVQSGEMVGPRIFSTGMILYGAEGDFKAVINNLDDARSALRRTKAYGANSVKSYNQPRREQRQQIMQAAKELDMNVVPEGGSTFFTNMSMIMDGHTGIEHNIPVAPVYKDVLTLWGNSKTGYTPTLIVNYGGINGEYYWYQKTNVWENERLLNFTPRYIVDSRSRNRTMVPDEEYENGPILVSKAVKKLADAGVKVNLGAHGQLQGLGAHWELWLLQMGGMSNMEALRSATITGAHYLGMDKEIGSLEVGKLADLIVLDKNPLEDIQNSNSVIYTMVNGRLFDSETMNEIGNHPKERSKFYWENSKYNQAFPWHESTKSFTTPHGFICD, from the coding sequence ATGCTTCATAAATTTCTTATGGCATTACTTATAGTAATGTCTACCTCTACCATTTTCTCACAGGAAAAGGAAAATAATAAAGACAAAAATGAATCTTGGGATGTTGCAAATCCCTATACAAAAGATTGGAAGATAAATGAAGTGTCCTTAAGCACCGATGAAGGTACTTGGATGGATCTAGATGTAAGTCCAGATGGATCAAAAATCGCTTTTGACTTACTAGGTGATATTTATATTATGCCAATTTCTGGAGGAAAAGCTACTGCTTTAAGAGAAGGAATGCCTTTTGAAGTTCAGCCAAGGTTTAGTCCAGATGGAAAAAGACTCTCTTTTACCAGTGATGCGGGCGGAGGAGATAATATTTGGACTATGAATTTGGATGGTACAGATGCCAAGCAGATCACCAAAGAAGATTTTCATTTACTAAATAATGCGGTTTGGACCAAAGATGGAAATTCTATAATCGCAAGAAAACATTTTACTTCAGAACGTTCTTTAGGGGCAGGAGAAATGTGGCAATATCATATTGCCGGTAGCGCCGGACTTCAACTTACAGAGCGCAAGAATGATCAGCAAGATGTAAATGAGCCTGGTATTTCTCCGGATGGGAGATATCTTTATTATAGTGAAGATATGTACCCTGGTGGAAATTTTCAGTATAACAAAGATCCAAACAAGCAGATCTATGTTATAAAACGCTATGATTTTAAAACAGGAAAAACCGAAACTATTACAGGTGGACCTGGCGGAGCTGCAAGACCAGAAGTTTCTCGAGATGGTAAAAAACTTGCTTTTGTAAAGAGAGTAAGAACAAAATCGGTGTTATTTATTCATGACCTTGAAACAGGAGAAGAATGGCCCATTTATGATAGTTTAAGTAAAGACCAGCAAGAGGCTTGGGCTATTTTTGGTGTATATCCAGGATTCTCATGGATGCCCGGAGACAAAAGTATCGTTTTCTGGAGTGAAGGAAAGATCAAAAATATAAATATTGACAATCTTGAGGTTACCAATATTCCATTTCAAGTAGACACAAAAATTAAAATTGCGGAAGCACACCGCGCTAAGACTCCAGTTTTTGAAAATAAATTCACTCCTAGATCAATTAGAGATGCGGTGACTTCTCCAGATGGAAAAACCTTGATATTTCATGCGGTTGGCTATTTATGGAAAAAGAAGTTACCTAACGGAAAACCTCAGCGACTTACAGAAGGTAAAGATTTTGAATATGAACCTAGTTTCTCACCAAATGGCGATCTAATTGTTTACGTTACTTGGAATGACGAATCTAAAGGGCAGATAAAAACCATGAATATTTCTGGTGGAGATCAAAAAACTATTACTACCCAGAAAAGTATCTACAGAACTCCATCTTTTTCTAACGATGGAAAGTCTATAGTATTTATGAAGGAAGATGGAAACTCAGATCTTGGTCAAACTTTTACCAACGATCCCGGAATCTATCTTATGGATGCTGATGGAAAGAATATGAAAATACTTATTAAAGAAGGTGCTTATCCTGTATTTAATAAAGACGACTCACGAATTATTTATCAAATCGGTGGTACTTTTTTTGGAGAACTCACAAAAAGTTTAAAGAGTATCGATCTAAATGGAAATGATGAACGAACTCATTTTAATTCAAAATATGCCAATAGATTGGTGCCTAGCCCAAACAATGAATGGTTAGTTTTTACAAATTTACATGAAGCTTATTTGGCGCCTTTTGTAATAACCGGAAAGCCTATAGATCTGGATGCTAAAACTAAAACATTCCCAGTGACTAAAATCACTAAGGATGCAGGTGTAAATCTACACTGGTCTAATAATTCCAAACAGGTTCACTGGACTTTAGGTGACGAATATTTCACCAATGAAGTAGCTAACAAATTTACCTATTTAGAAAACTCATCTGATGCTGTTTCACCAATTACCGAGAAAGGGATCAAAATTGGCCTAGAAGCAAAAACTTATGTTCCTTCTGGAGAGATCGCATTCAAAAATGCTCGTATAATTACAATGAATGGTGGGCAAATAATCGAAGATGGAACAATAATTATCAAGGAGAACAAGATCCTTGCCGTTGGAAAATCTTCAGAAGTTAATATTCCGGGCGGAGCTAAAGTTTATGATGTAGCAGGCAAAACCATTATGCCTGGAATAGTAGATGTACATGCTCATCTTGGAGCTTTTAGAGCAGGAATAAGCCCTCAAAAACATTGGCCTGCATATGCAAATCTTGCTTTTGGTGTTACAACCTCTCATGATCCTTCAGCATTAAGTGAAACTGTATTCGGACTTTCAGAATTGGTACAAAGCGGAGAAATGGTAGGACCTAGAATTTTTTCTACAGGAATGATTCTTTATGGAGCCGAGGGAGATTTTAAAGCAGTTATCAATAATTTAGATGACGCAAGATCTGCTTTAAGAAGAACAAAGGCTTATGGAGCCAACTCGGTAAAAAGTTACAATCAGCCTAGAAGAGAGCAACGTCAGCAAATTATGCAGGCTGCAAAAGAGTTAGATATGAATGTAGTTCCGGAAGGAGGAAGTACATTTTTCACCAATATGAGTATGATCATGGATGGACATACGGGAATTGAGCATAACATACCTGTAGCTCCAGTATATAAAGACGTATTAACTCTTTGGGGAAATAGCAAAACCGGCTACACCCCTACTCTAATTGTAAATTATGGTGGCATTAACGGAGAATATTATTGGTACCAAAAGACCAATGTTTGGGAAAACGAAAGGTTATTGAACTTTACTCCAAGATATATTGTAGATTCTAGATCTAGAAACCGTACAATGGTGCCAGATGAAGAATACGAGAATGGACCGATCTTAGTATCAAAAGCAGTTAAAAAATTAGCAGATGCCGGTGTAAAAGTAAATCTTGGAGCCCACGGACAATTACAAGGTCTTGGTGCACATTGGGAATTGTGGTTATTACAAATGGGAGGCATGAGTAATATGGAAGCTTTAAGATCTGCCACCATTACCGGAGCTCATTACTTAGGAATGGATAAGGAAATTGGATCTTTAGAAGTTGGAAAACTTGCCGATCTGATCGTGTTGGATAAAAATCCTTTAGAGGATATTCAAAACTCCAATTCTGTAATTTACACTATGGTAAATGGAAGACTTTTTGATTCTGAAACCATGAATGAAATTGGAAATCATCCTAAAGAAAGAAGTAAATTTTATTGGGAAAACAGCAAATATAACCAAGCATTTCCTTGGCATGAAAGCACTAAAAGCTTTACTACCCCACACGGTTTTATATGCGATTAA
- a CDS encoding alpha/beta fold hydrolase: MLQEIKISEFKNSSGGVQNIHLTYEIFGKPLASAPLVLINHALTGNSLVIGNTGWWKEIVGDGKSIDTQEYTILAFNVPGNGYDGKKDHLLNNYKEFTLRDIAKIYQIALNQLGITKIFAGIGGSIGGALLWEQAVLSPELFEHIIPVASDYKATHWVKALCKVQEQILNNSNTPVADARMQAMTFYRSPQSFISKFGSLHGEQNSNWNIEGWLEHHGRKLEERFQLASYRLMNHLLTTADISLGNGDHITAASKINSNIHIITINSDGFFTPSENWETYVNLSLIKTNISIHEINSIHGHDAFLIEYAQVATFLKPIFNINKTQNEKDKHSTVWSR, translated from the coding sequence ATGCTTCAAGAAATAAAAATATCAGAATTTAAAAATAGTTCAGGCGGCGTTCAGAACATTCATCTTACGTATGAGATTTTCGGGAAGCCATTGGCAAGTGCTCCTTTAGTGCTTATCAATCATGCGCTTACGGGCAACTCTTTGGTAATTGGAAATACCGGTTGGTGGAAAGAGATCGTAGGAGATGGTAAAAGTATAGATACCCAAGAATATACCATCTTGGCTTTTAACGTCCCGGGAAATGGATATGATGGTAAGAAAGATCATCTGCTTAATAATTATAAAGAATTTACCCTACGGGACATTGCTAAGATCTATCAAATAGCACTTAATCAGCTTGGAATTACTAAGATATTTGCAGGTATTGGAGGGTCTATTGGCGGAGCGTTGCTTTGGGAACAGGCAGTTTTAAGTCCGGAACTTTTTGAACATATTATTCCCGTTGCATCAGATTATAAAGCCACACATTGGGTAAAAGCACTGTGTAAAGTGCAAGAACAGATCTTGAATAATTCAAATACCCCGGTTGCCGATGCCAGAATGCAGGCAATGACCTTTTATAGAAGTCCGCAATCTTTTATTTCAAAATTTGGATCACTGCATGGAGAACAGAATTCTAATTGGAATATAGAGGGTTGGTTAGAGCATCACGGTAGAAAACTGGAAGAGAGATTTCAGTTGGCGTCTTATAGACTGATGAATCATCTATTAACAACAGCAGATATCAGTCTTGGCAATGGAGATCATATAACTGCAGCTTCCAAGATCAATTCTAACATTCATATAATAACTATTAATTCTGATGGATTTTTTACCCCTTCTGAAAATTGGGAAACCTACGTAAATCTATCACTCATCAAAACTAACATCAGTATCCATGAGATTAACTCTATTCACGGGCATGATGCCTTTTTAATAGAATATGCTCAGGTAGCAACATTTTTAAAGCCAATATTCAACATTAATAAAACACAAAATGAAAAAGATAAACATAGTACTGTTTGGAGTAGGTAA
- a CDS encoding 2-hydroxyacid dehydrogenase, which yields MSVLVVSPGRNPEAWVKALKNEHPGMNIYVYPEDHDKEEVEYAISWKHPRGIFKNYPNLKVIASMGAGVDHITSDPDIPENIKITRVVDEQLTEDMSAFVLALIMDKMRNISHYYSQKNWEPTSYRSIENTKIGIMGLGVLGKGVANTLKNVGFNVYGWSKSTKDIDGIHTFCGDENLTEFLSNAEILVCLLPLTPETENILNKELFEKLPKGAHVINVARGEHLVEQDLLEMIDSEQLCGASLDVFRKEPLPQEHPFWNHSKIKITPHIASVTNPKKVVPQMADNYERMSQEQDLLNVVERKKGY from the coding sequence ATGTCAGTTTTAGTAGTAAGTCCGGGGAGAAACCCCGAAGCTTGGGTTAAAGCTTTAAAAAATGAGCACCCGGGAATGAATATTTATGTATATCCAGAAGATCATGATAAGGAAGAGGTGGAATATGCCATTTCTTGGAAGCACCCAAGAGGTATTTTCAAAAATTATCCTAATTTAAAAGTGATAGCTTCTATGGGTGCAGGAGTAGATCATATAACAAGTGATCCAGACATCCCAGAAAATATCAAAATCACTCGTGTTGTAGACGAGCAGCTTACAGAAGATATGAGCGCATTTGTTTTAGCTCTAATCATGGATAAAATGAGAAACATTTCTCATTATTACAGTCAGAAAAATTGGGAACCAACTTCCTATCGAAGTATAGAAAACACTAAGATTGGAATTATGGGATTAGGTGTGCTTGGAAAAGGCGTTGCCAACACCTTAAAAAACGTTGGCTTTAATGTTTATGGCTGGTCTAAATCTACCAAAGATATAGATGGAATACATACTTTTTGCGGAGATGAAAATCTAACAGAATTTTTGAGTAATGCAGAGATATTGGTGTGTTTACTCCCATTAACCCCTGAAACAGAAAACATTTTAAATAAAGAGCTTTTTGAAAAACTACCAAAAGGTGCCCATGTTATTAATGTAGCTCGAGGTGAACATTTGGTAGAACAAGATCTTTTGGAAATGATTGATAGTGAGCAATTATGTGGCGCTAGTCTAGATGTTTTCAGAAAAGAGCCTTTACCACAGGAACATCCCTTTTGGAATCATAGTAAAATTAAGATCACACCGCATATTGCAAGCGTTACGAATCCGAAGAAAGTAGTACCACAAATGGCTGATAATTACGAACGAATGAGCCAAGAGCAAGATCTTTTAAATGTAGTTGAAAGAAAAAAAGGATATTGA
- a CDS encoding DinB family protein, with protein MKDQNIKSEKPQQKPEVWLRGPVQGIPNLLQPAAHALLQAGEDMHSYADNFPKELLWRKPAGRASVGFHLQHLTGVLDRMLTYARKENLSDLQFKHLKKEGAENPEISTIQLLQDFDTKVSEALQYFKTVDADTLTEERSVGRKKMPSTHLGLLFHAAEHSQRHIGQMLVTISILKERS; from the coding sequence ATGAAAGATCAAAATATTAAATCTGAAAAACCTCAACAAAAACCGGAAGTTTGGTTGAGAGGTCCTGTTCAAGGAATACCAAACCTGTTGCAACCGGCAGCGCATGCTTTACTGCAAGCAGGTGAGGATATGCATAGCTATGCAGATAATTTTCCGAAGGAACTTTTATGGCGAAAACCTGCAGGACGGGCTTCGGTAGGATTTCATCTACAACACTTAACGGGAGTGTTGGACAGGATGCTTACATATGCAAGAAAGGAAAACCTAAGCGATCTTCAATTTAAACATTTAAAGAAAGAAGGAGCCGAGAATCCTGAGATTTCAACAATCCAATTATTACAAGATTTCGATACTAAGGTTTCGGAAGCATTGCAGTATTTTAAGACTGTTGATGCAGATACTCTAACTGAAGAAAGATCTGTAGGAAGAAAAAAAATGCCTTCAACTCACTTGGGCTTACTTTTTCACGCAGCCGAGCATAGTCAAAGGCATATAGGACAAATGTTGGTAACTATTAGTATTCTAAAAGAGCGATCTTAA
- the metK gene encoding methionine adenosyltransferase: MAYLFTSESVSEGHPDKVADQISDTLLDNFLAFDENSKVACETLVTTGQVVLAGEVRSNTYIDVQNIAREVINDIGYTKGAYKFSGDSCGVISLIHEQSQDINQGVDRGNKEEQGAGDQGMMFGYATKETENYMPLALDISHKILIELAKLRRENKEISYLRPDSKSQVTIEYSDDNVPQRIVAIVVSTQHDDFDPDDIKMLNKIKKDIVEILIPRVKTQLPEYVQELFDEEITYHINPTGKFVIGGPHGDAGLTGRKIIVDTYGGKGAHGGGAFSGKDPSKVDRSAAYATRHIAKNLVAAGVADEVLVQVSYAIGVVEPTSIYVDTYGSKKVDLSNGEIAKKVAEIFDMRPSAIEDRLKLRNPIYRETAAYGHMGKEPRTITKVFESPYSGKITREVELFTWEKLDYVDKVKEAFGL; encoded by the coding sequence ATGGCTTATTTATTCACTTCAGAGAGTGTTTCTGAAGGACACCCAGATAAAGTTGCAGATCAAATTAGCGACACCCTTTTAGATAATTTTCTTGCTTTTGATGAAAACTCCAAAGTTGCTTGTGAAACCTTAGTAACTACAGGACAAGTAGTACTTGCCGGAGAAGTGAGAAGTAACACTTATATAGATGTGCAAAATATTGCCCGTGAGGTAATTAATGATATTGGTTACACCAAAGGCGCTTATAAATTTAGTGGTGATTCTTGTGGTGTGATCTCATTGATCCATGAACAATCTCAAGATATTAACCAAGGGGTAGATCGCGGAAATAAAGAAGAGCAAGGTGCTGGAGATCAAGGGATGATGTTTGGCTATGCTACCAAAGAAACTGAGAATTATATGCCTTTGGCACTAGATATTTCTCATAAAATTTTGATAGAACTTGCTAAACTTAGAAGAGAAAATAAAGAAATCTCTTACCTAAGGCCCGATTCTAAAAGTCAGGTTACTATTGAGTATAGTGATGATAATGTGCCACAAAGAATTGTTGCCATTGTAGTTTCTACGCAGCATGACGATTTTGATCCGGATGATATTAAGATGTTGAACAAGATCAAAAAAGATATTGTTGAAATTTTAATTCCTAGAGTAAAAACTCAACTTCCGGAATATGTTCAGGAATTGTTTGATGAAGAGATCACTTACCACATTAACCCAACTGGGAAATTTGTGATTGGTGGACCTCATGGAGATGCCGGACTTACCGGAAGAAAGATCATTGTAGATACGTATGGTGGAAAAGGCGCTCACGGTGGTGGTGCATTTTCAGGAAAAGATCCAAGTAAGGTAGACCGTTCTGCTGCCTATGCAACCAGACATATTGCTAAAAATCTTGTAGCAGCGGGAGTTGCAGATGAGGTTTTAGTGCAGGTTTCTTATGCAATTGGAGTTGTTGAACCAACCTCCATTTATGTTGACACCTACGGAAGTAAAAAAGTAGATCTTAGCAATGGAGAAATAGCGAAAAAAGTAGCAGAGATATTTGATATGAGACCCTCGGCAATTGAAGATAGATTGAAATTAAGAAATCCTATCTACAGAGAAACTGCAGCTTATGGACATATGGGGAAAGAACCTCGTACCATTACCAAGGTTTTTGAAAGTCCGTATTCTGGGAAGATCACTCGCGAAGTAGAATTATTTACTTGGGAAAAGTTAGATTACGTAGATAAAGTAAAAGAAGCATTCGGATTGTAA